The following nucleotide sequence is from Mucilaginibacter sp. cycad4.
ACGATTTCCCAACATCATCATACAGCGAAATACAATGGTGGGATATCCTGTCGAACGCCCAGGTAATGCACCTGGAAGATTTTCCGGCGGCCTTCAGGCCCATCATTCAGCCTATTGATACCTGGTTCATGAACCGGCGTTTGGCGTTATTATTTGAAGCAAAGGTAGGTAAGGGGAGCCTGATGGTGAGCAGCGCCGATCTTTCGCCAACAACCGGCGATGACAGGCCGGCGGCGAAGCAATTGTATTACAGTATTTTAAAATATATGTCTTCACCGCAGTTTAAACCTGCTGATGTGATAGCAATGGAGACTATTGAAGGTCTTTTTAAAACGGCTTCAAAGGAGGTGTTTGTATCATATACCAATGGTGCGCCGGATGAACTGAAGCCCAAAAACATTAAAAAATAATATGAAAGCATTGAAACCGGTTTTAGTTTTATTGATTATAGCCTTTGCTGGCCTGGCCTTTATCAATCAGCAAAAGCCAACCATTTATTTGATAGGTGATTCAACAACACATAATAGCGATAAGGAAACATGGGGCTGGGGAAGCATCATTCCATACTATTTTGATCTCTCAAAGATCAATATTGAAAATCATGCCATGGCCGGTCGCAGTACACGCACATTTATCAAGGAAGGCCGGTGGAACAAGGTTGATTCGCTTTTAAAACCTGGCGACTATGTGATAATGGTATTCGGACATAATGAAGGCAGCAAACCTGATACCACCAAAGCAGGTTATCGCGGTGTATTAAAAGGCACCGGTAACGAAACTGTTGAACTTACCTGGCCTAACGGTACTCAAGAAACAGTGCATACTTATGGCTGGTACTTTCACAAATTTATAAGGGACACCAAAGCAAAGGGAGCAACGCCAGTCGTACTATCCATGATCCCCCGCAATGAATTTCGTGATGGTAAAGTTATCCGCGCTGATAATGATTATGGTAAATGGGCAAAGGACGTGGCGCAGCAAGAAGGTGTCATCTTTATCGATATGAACCGTATAACAGCCGATAAATATGACCAATGGGGAGCTGATTCGGTTAAAAAGTTCTTCCCCGGAGATCATACCCATACCAATAAAATGGGGGCAACCATAAATGCCGAATCGGTAGTTGACGGCATTAAAGCTGATCCTGCAAATCCTCTGAATAAATATCTTAAAAACTAATTTTTAGGTGTTATGAAAAAAATGATGCGTGCACATGCAGGTTTAGGCTTATTGTTAATGCTGGTTATACTGTTATCTTCTTTTATGCTGATGAAACCGGCCGATAAGCCAACTTTTTACCTGATAGGCGATTCAACTGTAAAAAATGGCAAAGGTAAAGGCGACGGCGGTTTATGGGGATGGGGAAATTATATAGCCCCATATTTTGATACCACAAAAATTGCGGTTGAAAATGACGCGCTTGGCGGTACCAGCAGCCGCACCTTCCAAACTATGGGTTTGTGGGATAAGGTGTTGGTTAAAATCAAACCCGGCGATTTTGTGATTATGCAGTTTGGGCATAACGATGTCGGCGCGCTGGATGATACGGCCCGTGCCCGCGGAACAATCAAAGGTATTGGCGATGAGCAGCAGGAAATATATAACCCGATACGGAAAATAAAAGAGGTGGTACATACCTACGGCTGGTATGTGCGCAAGTTTGTTGCTGATATTAAGGCGAAAGGCGCAACTCCAATCATCTGCTCCCCGATACCACGTAATGTTTGGAAAGATGGCAAATCCGCAGGGCGCAACAATGAAAACAGCTATGGGCAATGGGCGCGTGAGATCAGCGAGCAAACCGGAGCCTTTTTCATCGACTTAAACAAACTGATTGCCGACGATTATGA
It contains:
- a CDS encoding rhamnogalacturonan acetylesterase — its product is MKALKPVLVLLIIAFAGLAFINQQKPTIYLIGDSTTHNSDKETWGWGSIIPYYFDLSKINIENHAMAGRSTRTFIKEGRWNKVDSLLKPGDYVIMVFGHNEGSKPDTTKAGYRGVLKGTGNETVELTWPNGTQETVHTYGWYFHKFIRDTKAKGATPVVLSMIPRNEFRDGKVIRADNDYGKWAKDVAQQEGVIFIDMNRITADKYDQWGADSVKKFFPGDHTHTNKMGATINAESVVDGIKADPANPLNKYLKN
- a CDS encoding rhamnogalacturonan acetylesterase produces the protein MKKMMRAHAGLGLLLMLVILLSSFMLMKPADKPTFYLIGDSTVKNGKGKGDGGLWGWGNYIAPYFDTTKIAVENDALGGTSSRTFQTMGLWDKVLVKIKPGDFVIMQFGHNDVGALDDTARARGTIKGIGDEQQEIYNPIRKIKEVVHTYGWYVRKFVADIKAKGATPIICSPIPRNVWKDGKSAGRNNENSYGQWAREISEQTGAFFIDLNKLIADDYDQEGEAKVKSTYFGTDATHTLEPGAQLNAKFVIQGIRSFNQLALNKYLK